The proteins below are encoded in one region of Verrucomicrobiia bacterium:
- a CDS encoding DUF4912 domain-containing protein produces MAPLRMKKTDKVKESQPAKKISAKTKPAARLQKKPEEKKLPVRRNLVAEARLKAALPSKPLRTPAKAAKETLTSPEIFGPAKSAPDAASVREIFKMPAELPANYGDNMIYLLVRDPYYLYTYWEIQKDHQERTLAKLGGNWADVRSILRIYDTSDKKSAASFFDIELQNMAVNWFINVEPGRNYVVEIGLLHKDGRFLALARSNEVATPRASVSDVLDEEWMGLDFEKLFALSGGFHAGRSSSEDVKEWLQKHIQAGISSGSGGSISSLSSPVKGKQRGFWFVLDCEVIVYGATEPDAAVTFQGRPVKLRPDGTFSFRFSLPDGKFVFDARAVSADGLEERVITPTVQRTTDRPAPVIKSEEKV; encoded by the coding sequence ATGGCTCCGCTACGCATGAAAAAAACAGACAAAGTGAAAGAATCGCAGCCTGCCAAGAAGATTTCCGCCAAGACCAAACCCGCCGCGCGTTTGCAGAAAAAACCCGAAGAAAAAAAACTTCCCGTCCGCCGCAATCTCGTCGCCGAAGCGCGCCTGAAGGCCGCGCTGCCGTCCAAGCCGCTCAGAACTCCGGCCAAGGCCGCTAAGGAAACGCTGACTTCCCCGGAAATTTTCGGGCCGGCCAAATCCGCGCCTGATGCGGCCTCCGTGCGTGAAATTTTCAAGATGCCGGCGGAACTGCCGGCCAATTACGGCGATAACATGATTTACCTGCTCGTGCGCGACCCGTATTACCTTTACACGTATTGGGAAATCCAGAAGGACCATCAGGAGCGGACGCTCGCGAAACTCGGCGGCAATTGGGCGGACGTCCGGTCCATCCTGCGCATTTATGACACGAGCGACAAAAAAAGCGCCGCGTCTTTTTTCGACATCGAACTCCAGAACATGGCCGTCAACTGGTTCATTAATGTAGAACCGGGCCGCAATTATGTCGTAGAAATCGGACTGCTGCATAAAGACGGCCGGTTTCTGGCGCTGGCGCGATCGAACGAAGTCGCCACGCCGCGCGCGTCTGTCTCCGACGTGCTGGACGAAGAATGGATGGGCCTGGATTTTGAAAAGCTCTTTGCCCTGTCCGGCGGTTTCCACGCGGGCAGGAGCTCCTCCGAAGACGTCAAGGAATGGCTGCAGAAGCACATCCAGGCGGGCATTTCTTCGGGATCCGGCGGGAGCATCTCGAGCCTTTCCAGCCCGGTCAAAGGAAAGCAGCGCGGCTTCTGGTTCGTGCTGGATTGCGAAGTCATCGTCTACGGCGCCACCGAACCTGACGCCGCCGTGACGTTCCAGGGCCGTCCCGTGAAGCTGCGTCCGGACGGCACGTTCTCTTTCAGGTTTTCCCTCCCGGATGGAAAGTTCGTATTCGACGCGCGCGCGGTTTCGGCCGACGGCCTGGAAGAGCGCGTGATTACCCCCACCGTGCAAAGGACCACGGACCGACCGGCCCCCGTCATCAAATCTGAAGAAAAGGTGTAA
- a CDS encoding 1,4-alpha-glucan branching protein domain-containing protein, whose translation MEKGLLSIILHAHLPFVRHPEHEYFLEENWFYEAITETYVPLINMFEGLEKDRVACRITMSLTPTLISMLRDGLLQDRYVRHIDKLIELANKEVERTRFQPEFNETALHYYWHFTQARETFVNRYGRDLTTAFKKFQDAGLLEIITCSATHAFLPLNHRTGASVRAQISTAVRQYEDVMGRRPAGIWLPECGYYPGVDSFLKEEGIRYFLVDTHGLLYASPRPKYGIFAPVYCPSGVAAFGRDVESSKQVWSAIEGYPGDADYREFYRDIGFDLDYDYIKPYISPDGLRVNTGIKYYRITGSNHKQPYVRSRAVEKAASHAGNFMYNREKQVEYLFEFLGRKPVIVAPYDAELYGHWWYEGPEFLNFLIRKVAFDQKTVRLATPSDYLREYPVNQVSTPSTSSWGYKGYAETWLNDTNGWIYKHLHKAALRMSELANRFKDQDPLKQRALNQAVRELFLAQSSDWAFIMHTGTMVPYAEKRTKDHILNFTKIYDDLMQNQVNESWLAELESRDNIFPKVDYHVFCGE comes from the coding sequence ATGGAAAAAGGGCTTTTGTCCATCATCTTGCATGCCCACTTGCCTTTCGTGCGGCATCCCGAGCACGAATATTTCCTGGAAGAAAATTGGTTTTACGAGGCGATCACCGAGACTTACGTCCCGCTGATCAACATGTTCGAAGGCCTGGAAAAAGACAGGGTGGCGTGCCGCATCACCATGTCGCTCACGCCAACACTGATTTCGATGCTGCGGGACGGCCTGCTCCAGGATCGTTACGTACGCCACATCGACAAGCTGATCGAACTGGCCAACAAAGAGGTGGAACGCACCCGGTTCCAGCCGGAATTCAACGAAACCGCGCTTCATTATTATTGGCATTTTACGCAGGCGCGGGAGACTTTTGTGAACCGCTACGGCAGGGACCTCACCACCGCGTTCAAGAAATTCCAGGACGCGGGGCTGCTCGAAATCATTACCTGCTCGGCCACGCACGCGTTTCTCCCGCTCAATCACCGGACCGGCGCTTCGGTGCGCGCGCAGATTTCCACCGCGGTCCGGCAGTATGAAGACGTGATGGGGCGCAGGCCTGCCGGCATCTGGCTTCCCGAATGCGGCTATTATCCCGGCGTGGACTCGTTCCTCAAGGAAGAGGGCATCCGCTATTTCCTGGTCGACACGCACGGGCTTCTCTACGCGTCGCCGCGTCCCAAGTACGGCATTTTCGCGCCGGTCTATTGTCCGTCGGGCGTGGCGGCTTTCGGGCGCGACGTGGAATCTTCCAAGCAGGTCTGGTCCGCCATCGAAGGCTATCCCGGCGACGCGGACTACCGCGAATTTTACCGCGACATCGGCTTTGACCTCGACTACGACTACATCAAGCCCTACATTTCTCCCGACGGTCTGCGGGTCAATACAGGCATCAAGTATTACCGCATCACGGGCTCGAACCACAAGCAGCCTTATGTCCGTTCGCGCGCCGTGGAAAAAGCCGCGAGTCATGCCGGCAATTTCATGTACAACCGCGAAAAGCAGGTGGAATACCTGTTCGAATTCCTCGGGCGCAAGCCGGTCATCGTGGCGCCCTACGACGCGGAACTCTACGGCCACTGGTGGTATGAAGGCCCCGAGTTCCTGAACTTTCTCATCCGCAAAGTCGCGTTCGACCAGAAGACGGTACGCCTGGCCACGCCGTCGGACTACCTGAGGGAATATCCGGTCAACCAGGTTTCCACACCTTCCACGTCGAGCTGGGGGTACAAGGGTTACGCGGAAACGTGGCTGAACGACACCAATGGCTGGATCTACAAGCATCTGCACAAGGCGGCGCTGCGGATGAGCGAATTGGCCAACCGCTTCAAGGATCAGGATCCGCTGAAGCAGCGGGCACTCAACCAGGCCGTGCGCGAACTCTTTCTCGCGCAGTCGAGCGATTGGGCTTTCATCATGCATACCGGCACCATGGTCCCGTACGCGGAAAAAAGGACCAAGGACCACATCCTCAATTTCACCAAGATCTACGACGACCTGATGCAAAACCAGGTCAACGAAAGCTGGCTGGCGGAATTGGAAAGCAGGGACAACATTTTCCCCAAAGTGGATTATCACGTCTTCTGCGGGGAATAA
- a CDS encoding winged helix-turn-helix domain-containing protein: MRDEYNAIGEAAGKIYRALEQGEQAVSKLQKASQVSDEALFNQALGWLAREEKVTFKAGKTPKVALCSAGAVR, translated from the coding sequence ATGCGAGATGAATATAATGCCATCGGCGAAGCCGCCGGAAAAATCTACCGCGCCCTCGAACAGGGGGAACAGGCAGTTTCCAAACTGCAGAAAGCCTCCCAGGTCAGCGATGAAGCGCTTTTCAATCAGGCGCTCGGCTGGCTCGCGCGCGAAGAGAAAGTCACGTTCAAGGCCGGAAAGACGCCGAAAGTGGCGCTTTGTTCCGCCGGAGCGGTCCGCTAA
- a CDS encoding DUF3536 domain-containing protein, which produces MTKPVCICFHGHFYQPPRENAWIEDIERQESAAPFHDWNERIYSECYLPGARARVIGHDGKIVDIVSNYEKMSFNFGPTLMSWIEIKHPDTYQAILQADRHSMKMHQGHGNAIAQAYNHVILPLANARDKKTQVHWGLREFRHRFGREAEAMWLPETACNEETLEALVEEGVKFILLEPHQAEEVKPLAGGEWRGVGSGQIDPRHAYRCFLKKDPSKHIDIFFYDGPISKSIGFESVLADAKHLMHRIEGAIVDHGHKPQLIHVATDGETYGHHKPFGERSLAYFLYTMAREKGYRVVNYGEYLEENPPAFQVRIKAGENGEGTSWSCAHGVKRWKEHCGCRGGGPGEWTQHWRKPLRDALDWLRDELAKVFEAQGAPYLKDVWEARDDYIHVILDRKPPVVKAFFTRHATHALARKDMTLCLQLLEMQRHAMLMYTSCGWFFTEISGIETVQILQYAARAMQLAQSVSGVNLEPQFLEKLALAKSNVEAYKDGRGVYEQLVKSSIATLEHIVSYYAIGSIFEDYYPHKENLDIYSFNLQVVQQRKESSGNVTLNIGRVKITSKVTLDEKDLIFVAVQIGLYDFRCSVKAFATDRELEKLDQELFDELHTGHIIELFKTLDHYFGEKYFALKDLLLEDRLRIITRLTREQIEKVSKFYERVYDENRKINEIYRSINLPIPSEFRYAAEHVLAKRLMEVLQQLSKQGFPIRRMTAANRIIDAAKSLNVEITKGQITEYLNAELRRTIQRFVQKPGTDLIQECLCIYKLSKRIGIELNPMDAQDDLFQRVRHWRENPQDIPPAIMPYANQFLQLMASLHLSTAELKKLMQKSMA; this is translated from the coding sequence ATGACAAAACCGGTCTGCATTTGCTTTCACGGGCATTTTTACCAGCCCCCGCGCGAAAATGCCTGGATCGAAGACATCGAACGCCAGGAAAGCGCCGCCCCTTTCCACGACTGGAACGAGCGCATCTATTCCGAGTGCTACCTCCCCGGCGCGCGCGCCCGCGTCATCGGCCACGACGGCAAGATCGTGGACATCGTCAGCAATTACGAAAAAATGAGTTTCAACTTCGGGCCCACGCTCATGTCCTGGATCGAGATCAAGCATCCGGACACCTATCAGGCCATCCTCCAGGCCGACCGGCACAGCATGAAGATGCACCAGGGGCACGGCAACGCCATCGCTCAGGCTTACAATCACGTGATCCTGCCGCTCGCGAATGCGCGCGACAAAAAAACTCAGGTGCACTGGGGCCTGCGGGAATTCCGGCACCGTTTCGGGCGCGAGGCCGAGGCTATGTGGCTTCCGGAAACGGCCTGCAATGAAGAAACTCTGGAGGCGCTGGTGGAAGAGGGCGTGAAGTTCATCCTCCTCGAGCCGCATCAGGCCGAAGAAGTGAAGCCGCTTGCCGGCGGCGAATGGCGCGGCGTGGGTTCCGGACAGATCGACCCGCGCCATGCTTACCGCTGCTTCCTCAAGAAAGACCCGTCCAAGCACATCGACATTTTTTTCTACGACGGCCCGATTTCCAAGTCCATCGGTTTCGAAAGCGTGCTTGCCGACGCCAAGCACCTCATGCACCGCATCGAAGGCGCGATCGTGGACCACGGACACAAGCCGCAGCTCATCCATGTCGCGACCGACGGCGAAACTTACGGCCATCACAAGCCGTTCGGCGAGCGCAGCCTCGCGTACTTCCTTTATACGATGGCCCGGGAGAAGGGCTACCGCGTCGTCAATTACGGGGAATACCTCGAAGAGAACCCGCCCGCGTTCCAGGTGCGCATCAAAGCCGGCGAGAACGGCGAGGGCACGTCCTGGAGCTGCGCGCACGGGGTCAAGCGCTGGAAGGAGCATTGCGGGTGCCGCGGCGGCGGGCCGGGGGAATGGACGCAGCATTGGCGCAAGCCTTTGCGCGACGCGCTCGACTGGCTGCGTGATGAGCTCGCAAAAGTTTTCGAGGCGCAGGGCGCGCCGTACCTCAAGGACGTCTGGGAGGCGCGCGACGATTACATCCACGTGATCCTCGACCGCAAGCCGCCCGTCGTTAAGGCGTTCTTCACGCGGCATGCCACGCACGCGCTCGCGCGCAAGGACATGACCTTGTGCCTGCAGCTTTTGGAGATGCAGCGCCACGCCATGCTGATGTACACGAGCTGCGGCTGGTTTTTCACCGAGATCTCGGGCATCGAGACCGTGCAGATCCTGCAGTACGCGGCCCGCGCCATGCAGCTTGCCCAGAGCGTCTCGGGCGTGAACCTGGAGCCGCAGTTCCTGGAAAAGCTCGCGCTCGCCAAAAGCAACGTCGAGGCTTACAAGGACGGCCGCGGCGTTTACGAGCAGCTGGTCAAGTCGAGCATCGCGACGCTCGAGCACATCGTAAGCTATTACGCGATCGGGTCGATCTTCGAGGATTATTACCCGCACAAGGAAAACCTCGATATTTACAGCTTCAACCTGCAGGTGGTCCAGCAGCGCAAGGAATCGTCCGGGAACGTGACGCTCAACATCGGCCGCGTGAAGATCACCTCCAAGGTCACGCTCGACGAGAAAGACCTGATCTTCGTGGCCGTGCAGATCGGGCTTTACGATTTCCGCTGCTCGGTCAAGGCGTTCGCGACCGACCGGGAACTGGAGAAGCTGGACCAGGAACTCTTCGACGAGCTGCACACGGGACACATCATCGAGCTGTTCAAGACGCTCGACCATTACTTCGGGGAAAAATATTTCGCGCTGAAAGACCTGCTGCTGGAAGACCGCCTCAGGATCATCACGCGGCTCACGCGCGAGCAGATCGAAAAGGTCAGCAAGTTTTACGAGCGGGTCTACGACGAAAACCGCAAGATCAACGAGATCTACCGCTCCATCAACCTGCCTATCCCTTCGGAATTCCGTTACGCGGCCGAGCACGTGCTCGCCAAAAGGCTGATGGAGGTGCTCCAGCAGCTTTCCAAACAGGGATTCCCGATCCGCAGGATGACCGCGGCAAACCGCATCATCGACGCGGCCAAATCGCTGAATGTGGAAATCACCAAGGGGCAGATCACCGAGTACCTGAATGCCGAACTGCGGCGGACGATCCAGCGGTTCGTCCAGAAGCCGGGGACAGACCTCATCCAGGAATGCCTGTGCATCTACAAACTTTCCAAAAGGATCGGGATCGAACTCAACCCCATGGACGCCCAGGACGATCTGTTTCAGCGGGTGCGGCATTGGCGGGAAAATCCCCAGGACATTCCGCCGGCCATCATGCCGTACGCCAATCAGTTTCTCCAGCTCATGGCGTCGCTGCATCTTTCGACCGCAGAATTGAAAAAACTGATGCAGAAATCGATGGCTTAA
- a CDS encoding diadenylate cyclase: MWDTLRQIGLAGLVDIGFMSLILYSVLVWIKRTRAAFVLTGIIIIFGVYLLSRQFNLVLTSTILENFFAIILVALVVIFQEELRHFFERVAVFSFNPRLRFQGRNQLSREETEILVRTLMDLAKERIGALVVLKGSDILARHLEGGIRLGGEISEALLKSIFDPHSIGHDGAVVVEKKKITQFSVYLPLTKNLRNLGKGGTRHAAALGLSELCDAMCLVVSEERGTISMARHGNISVVRNAEELAVIIERFYQETDPRKEPRPWQDFFKQNSQEKLVAFLLALAFWFVFAHGSEPSSRSLQIPVSTEKLSSPWSVEVMEPKEVELTFRGPRKAFYFWGHGKVRMSLGVRKEEGVHKIRLTPQNFSFPKDLVLESINPDEVRLNVDNTQTGKG; the protein is encoded by the coding sequence ATGTGGGATACCCTCCGCCAGATCGGATTGGCGGGCCTTGTCGACATCGGCTTCATGTCGCTTATCCTCTACAGCGTCCTCGTCTGGATCAAGAGGACGCGGGCCGCTTTTGTCCTGACGGGCATTATCATCATCTTCGGCGTTTACCTCCTGTCACGGCAATTCAACCTCGTCCTCACGTCCACGATCCTGGAAAATTTCTTCGCCATCATCCTGGTGGCGCTGGTCGTGATCTTCCAGGAAGAACTGCGGCATTTTTTCGAGCGCGTCGCGGTCTTCAGCTTCAATCCGAGGCTCCGCTTCCAGGGACGCAACCAGCTCTCGCGCGAGGAAACCGAGATTCTCGTGCGCACGCTCATGGACCTGGCCAAAGAGCGCATCGGCGCGCTTGTCGTGCTCAAAGGCAGCGACATCCTGGCGCGGCACCTGGAAGGCGGCATACGCCTCGGCGGCGAGATCAGCGAGGCGCTTTTGAAAAGCATCTTCGATCCGCATTCCATCGGCCATGACGGCGCGGTCGTCGTCGAAAAAAAGAAGATCACGCAATTTTCGGTTTACCTGCCGCTGACCAAAAACCTCCGGAACCTCGGAAAGGGCGGGACGCGCCACGCCGCGGCGCTCGGCCTCAGCGAATTGTGCGACGCGATGTGCCTTGTCGTTTCGGAGGAGCGGGGCACAATCTCCATGGCCCGCCACGGCAACATCTCGGTCGTGCGCAACGCGGAAGAGCTTGCCGTCATCATCGAGCGCTTCTACCAGGAAACCGACCCGCGCAAAGAGCCGCGGCCCTGGCAGGATTTCTTCAAGCAGAACAGCCAGGAAAAGCTCGTGGCATTTCTCCTGGCCCTCGCTTTCTGGTTCGTCTTCGCCCACGGCTCCGAACCGTCCAGCCGTTCTCTCCAGATCCCGGTTTCCACGGAAAAACTGTCCTCGCCGTGGAGCGTCGAAGTCATGGAGCCCAAGGAAGTGGAGCTGACCTTCCGCGGGCCGCGCAAGGCCTTTTATTTCTGGGGCCACGGCAAAGTCAGGATGTCCCTGGGCGTGCGCAAGGAAGAGGGCGTCCACAAGATCCGGCTGACCCCCCAGAATTTTTCTTTTCCCAAAGACCTCGTGCTCGAATCCATCAATCCCGATGAAGTGCGCCTCAACGTCGACAACACGCAGACGGGCAAGGGATGA
- a CDS encoding YceI family protein translates to MKKIFSIAFFVLILGLPASSQAATYNLDADHTTINFKVHHLISWVNGQFKQFEGTFDYEPGKPETWKAKATIQAASIDTGVAPRDKHLRSPEFFDVDQFPTLTFESTKATAVDDKHAKLEGNLTIHGVTKPVVLDVEILGEVKDPWGNQLAGFTATTTINRKDFGLTWNKTVETGQLLVGEDVQITIEVSGMKAGAEQAPAAS, encoded by the coding sequence ATGAAAAAGATTTTTTCCATCGCCTTTTTTGTCCTCATTCTGGGTTTGCCCGCGTCGTCGCAGGCCGCGACCTACAATCTGGATGCAGACCACACCACCATCAATTTCAAAGTCCATCACCTGATTTCGTGGGTGAACGGCCAGTTCAAACAGTTTGAAGGCACATTCGATTACGAACCCGGCAAGCCGGAGACCTGGAAGGCGAAGGCCACGATCCAGGCCGCGAGCATCGATACCGGCGTGGCGCCGCGCGACAAACACCTGCGCAGTCCGGAGTTTTTTGACGTCGATCAATTTCCCACGCTCACATTCGAGAGCACCAAGGCCACGGCGGTCGACGACAAGCACGCGAAGCTCGAGGGCAACCTCACAATTCACGGCGTGACCAAGCCGGTCGTGCTCGACGTTGAGATCCTGGGCGAAGTCAAAGATCCGTGGGGTAATCAGCTCGCGGGCTTCACCGCGACCACCACCATCAACCGCAAGGATTTCGGGCTGACCTGGAACAAGACCGTGGAAACCGGACAGCTCCTTGTGGGCGAAGACGTGCAGATCACGATCGAAGTTTCCGGCATGAAGGCAGGGGCCGAGCAGGCGCCGGCGGCATCATAA